In Alteromonas macleodii, the sequence TCCAATGGTTATTTTGATTATTTCTGGCAGGCAACACGGCTAGATTTAGTACGTGACGAAAAACAAGCAAACGTGCTGCTAATTGCGCAAAGCGGACCTCAATATAAGTTTGGTGAACTCAAATTCGTAGGTGATGATAAAGCTAAAGCGATTATTAAACGCCTAAAACCTTTTAAAACTGGCGATGCCTATTCATCATCAGTGTTAGGCGATTTTAACAGACGTTTAAATCAGTCAGGCTATTTCAACCGGGTCATAGCAAGGCCAGTAGTCAGCGACGCAGAAGGCTTACTGGTTCCTATTGAAGTCTCGCTTCAACACAGACCTACCGATGCATTTAATGTCTCGGTAGGTGCGGCTACTGATACAGGTCCGCGAGTACGTTTGGGTTGGGAACGTCCTTGGGTTAATGACAAAGGGCACTCGGTTTCATCAGATATTTTTATTTCAGAGCCTGAACAATCGGTTACCGCCGACTACCGCATTCCAATGAAAAATATCACTCGCGACTATGCCAGTATCGAAGCGGGCTACCAGTTTATTGAGTACGCCAATACGTCATTTGAAAGCGAAACCCTTTCTTTGTCAGCACATAGATACACGCAACAAGATGGTTCGCCCTGGCAACATGATTATTCAGTAACCTACCTTAGAGAGACTTACGATCAGGGGGACCTTGATACTAATACCACCTCGTTAGTTTTACCGGGCTATTCACTAACCTACCGAGATAAAGACGACGAGCTCAACATTGGCAACGGCACCTATGTTCAAGTGCTGGCTCAATATGGCAAAGAGGGCTTTGGCTCAGACATTGACTATGCTAAAACTGCCGTTGAAGGCATGTTAATTCGTACATTCGCTAATAAGCACAGAATAACTTTACGCGGAGAAATTGGAGCAATTAAAACAAACTCTTTCGATGACGTGCCTGCTTCACTTCGCTTTTACGCTGGAGGCGACCAAAGCGTTAGAGGGTTTAGCTATCGTGATTTGTCGCCGAAAGCAGATGTTATTAACCCAGAGACTGGCGAGCTTGACCTTGAATCTATTGGCGGAAAGTACCTAGTCACATCAAGCATAGAATACGCGTACTCAATTGCAGATAACTGGCGAATAGCCGCTTTCGTAGACGCGGGTAAAGCTGCAAACGATATAAGCGACTCCCTCGCTTATGGTATAGGCCCTGGGGTTCACTGGCTGTCACCTATTGGCGCTGTAAGAGTATATTTAGCCAGAGGGCTATCAAAACAAGAAAATGATTGGCGTATTCACATAATCTTGGGGCCTGAGCTATGAGAAAACGTACAGTTTCTGCCATCTTGCTCTCGCCTGTACTGCTATTGGTTGCCATTTATGCGCTACTCATCAGCCCGTTGGGCGGCCCAACAGTAAAACTTATCGCGAACAGCTTTGTTACAAACCTTTCCATTGATGATATCGATGGCAGTTTTGCCGATACCCTTGAAATACACAATTTACACTGGGAAAACGCGCAGTGGCGCGTGGCATCGCAGTACGCCTATATTGATATAACGTGGCGTTGTCTTTTTGAGCCAAAAGTCTGCGTAAATGAACTCACGCTTGAAAATGCCACGTTAACGCAACTCGCTGCTGCTCCAGAAACAGTTGAAGAAACCAACACTGGCGATGAATTTTCTTTGCCTATTCCCATTGAAGTAGGGTATCTAGCCCTTGCAAACATTAACGTTGAGCTTCTTACCACAACCGTTGAAGTGGATGAGCTAGAGCTTGCAGATTTCAGCGGCGACCAGACGCTGGCTCTTGACAGTTTAGCCACGAAAGGGGTTCGTATAGCCCTGTTAGAACAAAATACAAAAACAAGCTCACCAGCAGCAAATACAGCTTCTCAAGCTCAGCCTTCCACGTCAAAACAGACACCTAAACAAAGTGCTGAAAAAACAGCAGGGCTAGCGACACCAGATGAAGAAAGCGCCTTGCCTAAGTCATACTCGCTTAGCTACGAGGTGCCTGAATTACCAACAATCACCGCTCCTATTCCCATATCGCTTGGTACTTTATTGGTTGAAGACTTACACGTTACCCAAGGCGATAGCACACAACAAATAGCATTGATATCGCTGCTCGACGCACAGTTCAAAGACAGTGATATTGCCATTGAAGAAATGGTTGTCGCGCATGAACAAGGGGAAGTAAAAGCAAAAGCGAGCGCCACCCTTAGTGGGAACTTCCCGCTAAGCATTGCAGCTAGAGCAAAGACAGTACTTGATGATGCTCCCCTTACCGTAAACTTAAACGCATCGGGGGCACTTGATGATTTGGCACTTTCCGTCAACACAACGGGGGCTGTAAACGCCGACGCTAATTTGGCAGCAAACGTTCTTAATACCGAACTCCCCATTGAATTCACTGCAAAGTGGCAAGAACAACCCATTCCAACAATGGAAAGCGCCACGTTAAAAGCAGGTACGCTGACACTTGAAGGTACTATGGGCGATTACCAGTTAAAAGGCACCGGTGCAGCAATCTTGCCAGACATAGGTAATGTGCCTGTATCCCTGGATGTTGTGCTTAAAAAGAACAATATTTATGTCAATCAGGCGAATATTGAGGCGCTAGAAGGTAGCTTAGTCAATACAGGTACCCTTTACCTAAACGAGAGTATTGCTTGGGAGGGAAAAACCACGCTTTCAAACGTGTCTGCACAGCGTTTCAGCGCTTACGCACCTGAGAACTTAAGCGGCGAGATAGAGAGCATTTTACAGTACTCAGAGCGTGGCGGGCTGCATATGAGCTTTAAAGATATGCAGGTATCTGGCGTGCTACAAGGTGAACCACTAGAAATAAAAGGCAACGCCGTGTATGCCGGCCCCAGTGACTTATTCGTTACTAACGTAAACATCGTGCAAGAAGGGGAAAATGAAAAGAACGTTATTCGAGCTATTGCACAAGTCTTAAACAAGCGTCATTTAAACGCCGATATTACTATTAACGCAAACACAATAAATAATCTTTACCCAGAAGTATCCGGTGCGATAAATGGTAAGATATCTGCCTCTGGTCCGTGGCAAAATCCACGTGCTAACGGCACGTTAGATTTATCCAACATCACTATATCACCAAATTTAAATGCCTCTGCTGCGCAGCAAGGACCGTTGAGCGGCGAGATAACACTAGATGGCACTTATAAAGATCACCAAGCACAGCTAAACCTTTCGTTACCCGATAATCAAATTGCCTTCAGCCTTAACGGTTCATGGGCAAACAATCATTGGATAGGTGAGATAAGCGATACCCAGCTAGAGCTTGCTAATATGCAATGGGCGTTATCAAGCCCGTTCACACTTGATATAGGCACCGCGCCTGTGACTGCCAAAATAGGCCAGCACTGCTGGACATCACGTCGCGAAGGAGAGCTGTGCATCTCGAACGTGAATTATCAAGACAGCAAAGCAAGTTGGGATATCAAAGCAACGTCACTACCTGTAGGGCTGTGGGCGAATGAACTAGTGCCAACTATGGTTTCAGCGCCTTCTGAAGCTACATTAAGTATTCAAACAAAAGGCAGTTATTCACAACAAGATCCTATCGATGCGACTTTTACTGCGTCAATGAGTGCAGCCCCGTGGCAATTAGGTGAAACCAGACCATTAACGCTTACCATTAACTCATTTGAAACTAGCGGTAAAATAAAACAAGGGCAGCTGGAGTCAACCTCACTGATCTCCAGTCAAGATATCGGTGATGCAACACTTACGTTAAACACCCGACCGTTTGAAGAGGAAATACCTTTGGACGGTAAGTTGGTCATGGAGGGACTTGATGTAGCGCCACTGAAACCTCTTTCTCCCGCTATTCGCACCTTAACAGGGGTGCTTAACGGTAATATTACTCTTAGCGGATATGTCAATGACCCATCCCTAAATGGCGAGCTTACCGTTTCTAACGGCGCAATAGATATTCAAGATACGCCTGTCACATTAGCCGACTGGAATCAAAAAGTAGTGCTTAGCGACCAAACTGCAGCGCTTGATGGCAGTTTTATACTCGGAGGAGGTAAAGGTACGCTAGAAGGTGAACTCGACTGGTCATCAGAGCCTAGCGCTAACTTCAAGTTAAAGGGCAACAGCTTTGAAATAAGACAGCCAAACATTCGTCTGAAGGTATCGCCTAATATTGATGTTGCCGCAACTAAAGAGAAGGTCGATGTAACGGGCGATATTAATATTCCGTGGGCCCGTATTGAAGTAGAGTCCTTACCTGAAAGTGCAGTGTCACCGTCAAAGGACGTTCACTTGCGCGGAGAGCCAGACAAAGAAGAGCCGCTGGATATTGTTCATGCATCTGTGTTGGTTAATATTGATAAAAACAAAACAGAAGAGGTAAAGCTTGAAGCCTTTGGCCTTACGGCTAGCCTATTCGGCGGTATACGCGTGAACACTCAGCCGGCGTTAGTTGGCTATGGAGACCTGCAAATAATAAACGGGCGCTACAGCGCCTATGGTCAGCAGTTGATTATTCAAACCGGCGAAGTGCAGTTCAACGGTCCTATCGACCAACCGCTGTTACTGGTAGAGGCTATAAGAGACCCGGCTAAAACCGACGATGATGTGATAGCAGGTATTCGTATTGACGGAGCCGCTGACGCACCAAGCATCAACCTTTTCTCTGAACCCTCTATGGACCAGCAGGGCGTATTATCGTATCTATTAACGGGGTCTGGGCCAGATTCAGGCAGTTCAGCAGATCCTAACTACGCAGCACTCCTATTAGGTTTTGGGCTGTCGAACACGGAAACCCTTACCGGGCAGTTAGGTAGTGCTTTAGGCATCGACGACTTTAGCTTGAGTACCAATGAAAACTTGCTTTCTGTTACCGGCCAAATCAACGACCGGCTTTCGGTGGAATACAATGTGGATGTAGGTATAAAAGATAACGATGCCAATAGCACCTTGAGACGTCGACAACTCCCACCTGATTTGGCACTTAAATATCAGTTACTACCTAGCCTGTATTTAGAGGCAATCCAAACCACACTGGAAGATCAATCAGAATTTGCGTTAGACCTTTATTATGAGTTCTTTTTAGGTGATAACAGAACTCGCAAAAGCGATAACGATGATGATGACAGTGATGATACCGATGAGGTTGATAATAATTCAGAGTCATCACAGAGAAGCAACGCTGAAACCTCAAGTTCCAGCAAAGACAACTAAACGCTCTGTGGTAATGCTTTGAATTTCTAAGGCCCTATTTTCTAGCGCTGCTGCGCCATACTTTCTAGCGTTTTGAGCTGCCGCTCGAAGCGCTTTTGCCTTTTGTGTGCCCATACATACCACACTAGCATTCCGATACTAAGTGATGTCATAACTATCGTCATCTTGGTGATTTTCTCTGGAGCAGGGTCACCGAAAAAATAACGTTCCAACAAGAAAGCATATCCAAAGAGCACTGCCGTCCACGTTGAGTGCTTAGTAATGAAGGCAATCTTCACGTTATTTTTAATTTGTTTAGTCAACTTAATGAGATGATCCGCGGTTTGCGTATCTTTTGAAAACGCAGCCACTCTTCTTAGCCATAGCTGATAAATAAGCAAGGGAAGAGCAGTAGTAAGCATGAATATAAACATTGCGTGAGCGACAAACGTAAATTTATCCCAATTATTAATAAGCAAATAAACCGCGGGTATAAACGCTAGCGAGTCTATCACCATATACCAACGCTGCTTCGTTCGTTCGCTGCGCAAACTGGACTTTACTTCCTCAACATCGATAGTCGTAACTGGCTGAGTTTGCCATAGCGCAGATAGGGCCTCGTTTTGTTCGTTACCTACTGATATTGGCGGCGTCTTTTGATTTTCTTTATCTGAATTATGCATGCGGTTGCTCCTGCATGATACTTTGCTTGGCGCGTTTTAATATCACACCAACATGATTCTTAGTTAGGCCACATACGTCTGCTATTTCGTCGTAACTTAAGCCTTCAAGGGAAAGGGTAAGCACCTGTCTTGGTTGCAGTGGTAACGCTCTGACAGCGCGCAACAGGCGTTCTAAAGACTGGTGTTGGCTAGACATTTCTTCTGGGGATTTTGTGTTACTCGCGTACCCTTCAGAGCCCGTATCATCGTGGTCGTATTGGTGGGTATCAATACGCTTCACTTGACTTGCTACGTGAGTCACAGCGCGGTTGTGAGCAATTTTCAAAATATAAGTTTTTACGCTGCTATCGCCTTTAAAGCGAGACAGTCCTTGCCAGACTGCAATAGCAATTTCTTGCAATAGCTCTTGTTGCATCGCTTCGTTTGCCTCATAGCTGTTAGCTACACGGCCAAGTAGTGCTCCGTATTGCGCAAAAACATCTTCAAAACCCTGGCCCAAGGTCACATCCCTAATAGCAAAAACTGTTGTTATTTTATTGTGTTACTTCTATCAGTCTGCCCATGCCAGTTTTTATTACAAACTTTTTTCATTCCCGTTGTAATTTTTTTGAGCAGCTCCCGACTACTGATAATAGAAATGAAAATAGAACATGCTGTATTGAGAGATGCAGGCACTTCTTTAAATGCTTCGACCTTAAATGAGGAAAACACTATGTCTACGTTAAGTTTAGTTTTGTTGATTGGCAGCATCACGTCGCTTGCGCTTTTGGCAAGCTACCTAGACGCAAAATTTCAGTGGCGATTGAACGACTGGATGAATGGCGAGTGCAGTAACCCTTTTGTAAAAGCCGTTACTGACAAACAGCAGAAGCGTTTAGCGGAAAAAGATGCGCAAATTGAATCTCTGATGGCTAGGATTGAAACCCTTGAAACCATTGTCACTGAGCCTGCTTACGAGCTAAACAAAAAAATCAACGCCCTTAAGTAAACACGCTTATCAGGGGTCGTTGAATTAATGTATAGTAAAGTTCAACAGGCACTAGCTAGATACGGGTGGGCGACGCATAAAGCGGGGCACTTTCCCCATTGCAATAGCGTTACCCACCAGCACAATCACGACACCGAGTACGGATAACACACTCCAGGTATAGCCTTCAAAAAACGTTGAGATAACCAGTGCAACCATGGGGTATACCAGCACCACGTAGGCAGCCTTGTCAGCGCCCATCTGTTTTAAAAGCTTCATGTAGGCGCCAAACGCAAACACAGAACCAAAAATAGCCAAATAAACAAGTGATAGATAGAACTCAATGTGGGTAGGTATTCTTAGTTCACCAGGCATAGCCAGCGAGGTGATGAAAAGCAGCGCCATGGCGTAGCTCATAGCATAAAAATTCATTTGAATAACAGGTGTGCCCGAGGTCAAAATACGCTCGGAAATAACGTTGCCCGTTGACGCACAGAAAAAGCTGACAAATGCGATGGCAAGACCGGTGGCTAGAGCCGCGTCCATAGAGACTTTTGAAAACTCAGGCACAAATAAACACACAATACCTACTAAGCCAAAGGTGGCCCCAACCACTACTTCTTTTCTTATGGGCTCTTTTAGCCACCACCGGCGAAGTACAACGTTAATGTAAATAATGCATGAGCTCATAAGTGCCAGCAGCGCACTAATGATATGCGCTTGCGCAATATACAGCAGCGTGTAGTTTAAGCTGTATAAGAAGAGCCCTACTGCCGCCATTTTCACATGAACGTGTAAGGGAAGTTTTAGCGGTAAACGTTTAATAACACAGTATGCCCCCAAACACGCCGACGCTAAGAAGTAGCGAAGCGCTATGGCAAACGTTTCTGATGTGTGTCCGATTTGATAGGTTATTGCTATCCAGGTTGAGCCCCAAATTAGGCAACAAAGAGCAAATAAGGTCGCATTGTTCATAACCGCGTTTTAACCTAAAAACTCTGTTAAATGGGCAAGGGCTTTATCAAGCAGCTTTTGCCTGGCCCCATTCCCAATCCACGCATTATGTGGCGTTACCAATAAATTAGGTAAGGGTTCTTTTAGTAATATATGGTCGATGGGCGGTGGCTCTACGCTCAGTACGTCTAAGCCTGCACCACCAATCTTGTTGTGCTTAAGCGCATGGTAAAGCGCCTTTTCATCAACCAGCCCGCCACGAGCGGTATTGATAAGAAAAGCTGTTGGCCGCATCAATGACAGCGTATCTGCGTTAATAAGCTTTTCGGTGTCTTCAGTAAGCGGGCAATGGAGGCTTATCACATCGGCATCGGGTAAAAGGGAAGTAAGGCTAGGGCGAGGGTCGTCTTGTTTACCGGGGCGAGCAGCAATACTCACTTTCATCCCCATAGCTTTGAACAATGCTTCTACACGCTTACCAAGTTCGCCGTGCCCCACGATCACCGCGTGTTTACCTGCAAGCTCGATCACTGGGTGATTAAGTAAGCAAAAATGAGAAGAAGCGGACCATGCCTGCTTATCCATATCGCGTTGATATGCCACAAAGTTCGTAGCCAAATTCAGCACTAAGGTTAACGCGTGCTGCGCCACACTATCAGTGCCGTAGCCCTCTACATTTTGAACGGAAATACCCGCTTGCTTACAATAATCACGATCGATATTGTTCATACCAGTGGCCGTTACACCAATATACTTAAGCTGTTCTGCCTGCTTTAAATCTTCGGCATTTAGCACAACTTTATTTACTAAAACCGCATCGGCTGCTCGAATACGCTCGACAATCTCTTTAGCATGGGTCTGCTGATAAAGTGTGACGTCGGCATTGAGACTATCAAGCACAGAAGTATCAAGGCTCGGTAAATCCATGGTTTCAGCGTCTAAAAAGACAACTCGCTTTTTTTGCCCGTTGCGCGACGATTGTGTCTGGCTATCTTCAACTTTACCGTTCGAAGTATTGTGTTTTGTCATTGTCGATAGGCCTACATTACTTCCACAATAGATTCTAACGCTGCTTTTACGTTTACAGGAATGGGAATAGCTTTATCGGTCTTCCTATCTACAAATACATGTACAAATTGACCATGCGCCACGCGTCGCTTATTTTCGCCGGCATACACAGACAAGCCATAGGTCACCGAACTTCGGCCAATTTTGATTACCCGTAGTCCTACAAAAATGTCTTCAGGATATGCCGCCGGAGCCACGTACTGGCATTGACTACTTACCACATACGCAACGGTTTGCCCGTTGTGTATATCTAAATTGCCTTTTTCAATCAAAAAGCGGTTTACCGCGCTATCAAAAAAACCGTAATACACAACATTGTTGATATGACCGTATGCATCATTGTCTTGCCAGCGGGTGGCAATAGTGACGTTATAAGGGTAATCGGCAAGTGTTGGTGTAATATCAGTCATGATCAATCCTTGGCATATAGATTTAGATGAGTGTTGTTGCCCAATCAACACAAACAGTGAACATATATAGCGCCTAAGCGCTATATCGTATTTTATTGTTTGTGCTATGAATAAAGCACCATATCGTCACGGTGAACGGCAACATCGCTTGTTTCATAACCTAACACATTGGCGATTTCTTTCGACTTTTTCCCTTTTATTAGGGTTAAGTCTTTTGCGTTATATAAGCAAAGGCCTTTAGCGATAACTTCTCCATCGCACATCACTTCAACGGCATCACCTTGTTCAAATGAACCGATCACGTTCAAAATACCAGTGGGTAATAGCGACGCACCTTTGCTTACCAGCGCCTCTTTCGCACCGCTATCTACCTCGACTCTGCCAGCGGTTTTAAGGGTGTGAGTAAGCCAAAGCCTTCGGGCGCTGGCCGGTGTGCTGCTAGCAGTGAATAAAGTCCCAGGTACCTTGCCTTCAAGTAAAGCATCGAAGGTTTCGCCTTTTCGCCCATTAACAATAAGGGTTTGGATACCACTGCTGGTGCACTTATCCGCCGCTTCAATTTTTGTACGCATACCACCTGTACCTACCGCAGTACCCGCGCCCCCCGCTAGTCCGTAAATAGTACGGTCGATTTTTTCCACCTTCGGAATAAGGGCAGCAGAGTCATCTTTTCTGGGGTCTGCAGTAAATAAACCGTCAATATCAGAGCAAATAATTAAGGTATCAGCCTGCGCGACCAATGCCGTGTAAGCCCCCAAATTATCGTTATCACCCACTTTGAGTTCATTAACGGCAACTGTGTCATTTTCATTCACAATGGGTAGAGCATTGTGATTTAAAATTTCACGTAACGTGTTTTTGATATTTACGTAGCGCGTTCTATTGCGTAAATCATCTGCCGTTAGCAATACCTGAGCGCAAGGGAAGTCAAAAAAGCGCTGCCAGTTGGCCATCATCAGGTTCTGGCCAATTGCAGCCATGGCCTGCTTCTCCGCAATAGAAGCGTTGTGGCGAACTTTAACTTGGCTACGACCAGCGGCGACACTGCCAGATGAAACCAAAATTACTTCTTTGCCAGCCTCTCGGCTTGCGGTAATAAATCGAGCAAGAGATAAAAGGTAGCGTCCGCTACACCCATTACCTTCAGGTGCAATAAGGGCACTGCCAACTTTAATAACAGCACGTTGCCAATTAAAACAATTCATAGGGGGGAAGAAAAAAGATAACAAGAGCTTAAGAATACGACAGTTAAAGCGTATAACAAAACGTTCTGTTACAGTTTTTTTGCGTTAAAACATGGTTAGTTTACGGTCAAAAAATTGGATTGTGCGTGCCATGCTTATATACTAGCAAGTGTTATCTTATAACAATTCTAACTTACAAGTTGCAAGGAACCTGCATGAGCACCGCAAAACGACACTTTTTCTGGCTAGCGCCAGTGTTGTCTATGCTGATTTCTCTTCCTAGTACCGCCGCTATAAAACAAACAAAAGGCGACTTTGAAGATAAATTCCGTCAGCTAGACGAAGTACTTCCTACTCCCAATGTTTATCGCAACGCCGCTGGTGAGCCTGGTCATCAATACTGGCAACAGCAAGTAGATTACGATATCGATGTAAAGCTGCTTGAAGACGAGCGCCGTATCGAAGCAAGCGAAGAAATTACGTATTACAACAACTCGCCCGATACCCTTAAGTACTTGTGGGTCCAGCTTGACCAAAACAAATTCCGTGACGACTCAATGTCTGCGCTTACTACCACTTTCGGTGGCATTGGTAACCGTGGACCAGGCACGCAAGCCGCAAGTGGCAATACGCCCGCTAAATTAAGCATGGGCGCACTGCGCCGCCAGCAGTTTGTTGAAGACAATGAACTGGGTTACACCATTTCTCGCGTTGAAGACAAAGCGGGCAATGACTTACGCCACACCATTGTGGGTACCCTAATGCGGGTTGACCTAGCTAAGCCACTAAAGCCGGGCAGCAAAGTAACCTTTGATATCGACTTTGCCTTTAATATTGTTGAAGAAGATGCGGTTTCAGCACGTGCAGGTTACGAGCACTTCCCAGATGATGAGCGCGAAGGCGGCAACGATATTTTCTTGCTAGCTCAGTGGTTCCCTCGTCTGGCGGCTTACACCGATTACGAAGCGTGGACTAACAAAGAGTTTATTGGCCGTGGTGAGTTCACCCTAGAATTCGGTAACTACGAAGTAGATATCACGGTTCCAGCTGACCACATCGTATCGTCAACAGGTGTGCTTCAAAACCCGAAAGACGTGCTTACCAAAACACAACGGGATCGATTGAAAAAAGCAGAAAAAGCTGACCGTATCGTATTCATCGTTTCTCCTGAAGAAGCTATTGAAAACGAAAAAGAAGGCACCTCTAAGCTTAAGACTTGGACCTTTAAAGCGGATAACGTACGTGATTTTGCTTGGGCTTCGTCGCGTAAGTTTGCATGGGATGCACGTGGCTATCAGCAAGGTGGTGACACTCAGCCGCTTGTAATGGCAATGTCCTTCTACCCGAAAGAAGGTGGTGAGCTTTGGCAGAAGTATTCAACAGAGTCAATCATCCACACTATGGATGTATACAGCCGTTTTAGCTTCGATTACCCATACCCAGTAGCGCAGTCAGTCAATGGTCCAGTTGGCGGCATGGAATACCCCATGATCACCTTTAATGGACCTCGTACAGAACTTCGTGATGACGGTTCACGCACCTACTCGCTAGCTGAGAAACGCTTCCTAATTGGCGTAGTTATCCACGAAGTGGGCCATATCTACTTCCCTATGACAGTAAACTCTGATGAGCGTCAGTGGACGTGGATGGATGAAGGTCTTAACAGCTTCCTAGATGGCGTTGCCGGTCGCGAATGGGACCCAACGATTCCATGGGGTGTAGAGCCGCGTGATATCACAGGCTACATGAAGTCTCAGACGCAGGTGCCAATTATGACCCAGTCTGACTCGGTACTTCGCCTAGGTCCTAATGCTTACACCAAGCCAGCGGTAGCATTAAACATTCTTCGCGAAACTATCCTTGGTCGTGAGCTATTTGACTTCGCATTTAAAGAATACGCGCAGCGCTGGATGTTTAAACGTCCAACTCCATCTGATTTCTTCCGCACTATGGAAGAGGCCTCGGGTGTAGATCTAGATTGGTTCTGGCGCGGTTGGTTTTATACCACGGACCACGTAGATATTAGCCTAGACAGTGTACACAAGCTGCGTTTAGACACTGAAGATCCAGATATCGACTTTGCTCGTGAGCGCGAAGCGGAAATGGAAAAGCCTAAGTCACTTACCGATATTCGCAATAAAGAAGAAGGTAGAAAGCTGTGGGTAGACCGCTTTGAAGATATTAGCGATTTCTACGATGAAAACGACCGCTATACCGTAACCAACAAAGAGCGCAACAAGTACAAGAAGTTCCTTGATAAGCTTGAACCTTGGGAGCGTAAAGCCTTTGAACGTGCGGTAAAAGAGGACAAAAACTACTACGTGCTAGATTTTAGTAACAAAGGTGGTTTGGTAATGCCGATTATTCTTGAGCTAGCCTTTGAAGACGGTACGAAAGAAGAAATGCGCATTCCGGCGGAAATCTGGCGTCGTACACCTAAGGCCGTCAGCAAGCTTATTGTGACTGACAAAGACAAAGAGCTGGTAAGCGTTACGGTTGACCCACATTGGGAAACTGCGGACGTAGACGTGGAAAATAACCACTACCCACGCCGTATCATTCCTTCTCGCATTGAAGCGTATAAGAACAAGCCGCGTAACACTTACGAGTACCGCGATCTTATGCACGATTCAAAGACCGAGCTAAAAACTGACGACGAGGATAAAGATGACGAATAAGTTGTCTTTATCCCGCCTGCTGCAGAGCTCTCATGCTCTGCTTGCAAGCGTTAGTGGGTTGGCTATTGCGGCTTCGCTATTTGTTAGCGCGATGTCGTTCAGCACAATTGCCCAAGCGCATCAAATAAAAGCAGCGATAACAACGGTACTGTTCAACCCCAGAACAGAAAATATCGAAGTGATGCACCGCTTTAATTTGCATGATGCTGAGCACGCGGTTAAAGCCTTGTTCGATAAGCATGCAGATATTATGGATGACGTTGAAACACAGCAGCAGTTTGCTGATTACGTTGCCCATCACTTTGCGATTTTAAATGCGGCAGGCGAATCGTTAAAACTTGCAGATGTGGGCTTTGAAGTTGAAGGTAAGCACTTTTGGGTTTATCAAGAAACTGCTGAACCGCCTGTGCTAGAAGGCATTAAAATTCGTCATGATGCATTGCGTGACTTATGGCCGAAGCAAGTGAATACGCTAAATGTAGAAGGCAAGGGCGATATTAAAACCCTCACCTTTGCTGATAGTGTAAATCTGCTGGAAGTGAGCTTTAAAAGTCAAAGTAGCGACCATCATTAATACCTAGCAGTATAGGTTTATGAAAGCCCACCAGCATTCTTTGTCAAACGACAGTGAAAGCTGGTGGGCTTTTTTGTTTACGTGTTTCACGGTGCCCTTGTAGATAATGGATGCCTATCTCAGTCCTCGCCCCCCTCTAGTTCGAGAGTCGCATTCGAATAGGGAAAATCAAATATCTAAAACACACTTTATAATTGTCGTGTGAGACCGAAGTCGTATAGTCATCTTGGCATGCATGCTCTACCTTAACTATGGATAAACAGTTAATGAGGTACATCATGACCAATAG encodes:
- a CDS encoding M1 family aminopeptidase; the protein is MSTAKRHFFWLAPVLSMLISLPSTAAIKQTKGDFEDKFRQLDEVLPTPNVYRNAAGEPGHQYWQQQVDYDIDVKLLEDERRIEASEEITYYNNSPDTLKYLWVQLDQNKFRDDSMSALTTTFGGIGNRGPGTQAASGNTPAKLSMGALRRQQFVEDNELGYTISRVEDKAGNDLRHTIVGTLMRVDLAKPLKPGSKVTFDIDFAFNIVEEDAVSARAGYEHFPDDEREGGNDIFLLAQWFPRLAAYTDYEAWTNKEFIGRGEFTLEFGNYEVDITVPADHIVSSTGVLQNPKDVLTKTQRDRLKKAEKADRIVFIVSPEEAIENEKEGTSKLKTWTFKADNVRDFAWASSRKFAWDARGYQQGGDTQPLVMAMSFYPKEGGELWQKYSTESIIHTMDVYSRFSFDYPYPVAQSVNGPVGGMEYPMITFNGPRTELRDDGSRTYSLAEKRFLIGVVIHEVGHIYFPMTVNSDERQWTWMDEGLNSFLDGVAGREWDPTIPWGVEPRDITGYMKSQTQVPIMTQSDSVLRLGPNAYTKPAVALNILRETILGRELFDFAFKEYAQRWMFKRPTPSDFFRTMEEASGVDLDWFWRGWFYTTDHVDISLDSVHKLRLDTEDPDIDFAREREAEMEKPKSLTDIRNKEEGRKLWVDRFEDISDFYDENDRYTVTNKERNKYKKFLDKLEPWERKAFERAVKEDKNYYVLDFSNKGGLVMPIILELAFEDGTKEEMRIPAEIWRRTPKAVSKLIVTDKDKELVSVTVDPHWETADVDVENNHYPRRIIPSRIEAYKNKPRNTYEYRDLMHDSKTELKTDDEDKDDE
- a CDS encoding DUF6702 family protein; the protein is MTNKLSLSRLLQSSHALLASVSGLAIAASLFVSAMSFSTIAQAHQIKAAITTVLFNPRTENIEVMHRFNLHDAEHAVKALFDKHADIMDDVETQQQFADYVAHHFAILNAAGESLKLADVGFEVEGKHFWVYQETAEPPVLEGIKIRHDALRDLWPKQVNTLNVEGKGDIKTLTFADSVNLLEVSFKSQSSDHH